From the Jilunia laotingensis genome, the window AATTTGCATTCGCATCAAACCAGACATCCAACTCATTGCCATCTACCCAACAATCGGCTACATAATATACTCCCTTCTGGCTCCACTCTATATCTTTTACTCCAGGATAAAGTTCATGCAATGCAGTCACAATATCGGAATTAGGTGGCAGATAATCATCGTCCGCATTACTACACGAACCAAAAGCAAATACGACCGCCAGCAATATGACGGTCAGTATATTCATCTTAAATTTAATCATAGTCAAGGAATCAATCTAAATTAATCGTCCGCCTTACGGAACTTGCCGTTCTTATCGAATTTGAAAGAAATATCAGTATTCAGTTCTACTTCAAACCCTTTGCGGTCTCTTTCAATCTTAGTGACATATTCATTTGTAAAATTATTAGCCTTCAAATAATCGGTGACAAAAGACGGAATAATCGTTGCGGGAACCTTTCCCTTTTTAGCATCGACTTCCTCCCAATTTCCTTTGCTATCAAAATCAATCTCCGTTCCGTTGGCAAGAACCACTTCATACTTTTTAGACATGATATCGCTATCGATCTTGATATGCTTTACTACCGGTTTAGTGAAATGGCGGTTGATGAAGTTACGTGCCGGAAGAGGAAGCTGGTTCATGTCTTTAGTTATTACATCACCGGCAAATGCAAACTGAACGGCTACAATAGCCATCACGAGAATCGATAAAATCTTTTTCATAATCGTTATTTGTTAATGTTAGTACTATTATTTATTCTGATTTCGTACTGCAAATAACGACACGGAATCTGGAAAGATTTAGGAATCCAGAAGGAGAAAAGCGTTTTTTGGTTTCTTTAACCAATATATGGAAATAGAGAAAAGCTACATGCAAGTTTGACACAACGAAAAGCTAACCTAACCAACGAGCTTTCTACGATAAATCATCTTGGTTTCGGCTTCGATGTAACCGGAGGTTCCTAGCTCTATATGACGGAAGGTACGACCTAACCACCCATATGTTATAAACCAATCGTCATGAAGCCGGGAATATAGGATGTCAGACACCCCCATGTCTCGCAGCCTTACACCCCCATGTAAAGCAGTGAAACATGGGGGTGTAAAGCTGCGAGACATGGGGGTGTCTGACAACACATCCCGGTATGCTACGCAACGTTTCCTTTCAAGGAAGGATAAACAGCTAGTAACTGAACAGGCAGTACACCTACTTCCTAAGATGCGGAACTTTGTTCCATAAAGAGGACATCGACATAACAAAAAGCAGCCACCTGAATGATCTCAAGGGCTGCCTTTTACTCTTTTTAAAACTATCATATTTGTGCATAAACGCACCGAAAACATCAGAGAACTAAATACTGTCTACATCATATGCCTCTTCCAAAAACTCCTCTCTCAAA encodes:
- a CDS encoding PepSY-like domain-containing protein, with protein sequence MKKILSILVMAIVAVQFAFAGDVITKDMNQLPLPARNFINRHFTKPVVKHIKIDSDIMSKKYEVVLANGTEIDFDSKGNWEEVDAKKGKVPATIIPSFVTDYLKANNFTNEYVTKIERDRKGFEVELNTDISFKFDKNGKFRKADD